In the Anguilla anguilla isolate fAngAng1 chromosome 7, fAngAng1.pri, whole genome shotgun sequence genome, one interval contains:
- the btg1 gene encoding protein BTG1 gives MHPLCARGTMKPEIAAAVGFLSRFLRIKGHVNERQLQTFSLSLQDILAEQYKHHWFPDRPCKGSGYRCIRINHKMDPLVGQAGQRIGLTIQQLYCLLPSELTLWVDPFEVSYRIGEDGSICVLYESQPAAQGGSGVSAAASAGVLPPLVDSRISCKEELLLGRTSPSKAYSMMTVSG, from the exons ATGCATCCCCTTTGTGCACGGGGCACTATGAAACCAGAGATCGCTGCGGCCGTCGGATTTCTGTCCAGATTTCTACGGATTAAAGGACATGTGAATGAACGACAACTTCAAACATTCAGTCTGTCTCTCCAGGATATTCTGGCAG AACAGTACAAGCACCACTGGTTCCCGGACCGGCCCTGCAAGGGCTCGGGCTACCGCTGCATCCGCATCAACCACAAGATGGACCCGCTGGTGGGCCAGGCCGGACAGCGCATCGGCCTGACCATCCAGCAGCTGTACTGCCTCCTGCCCAGCGAGCTCACGCTGTGGGTGGACCCCTTCGAGGTGTCCTACCGCATCGGGGAGGACGGCTCCATCTGCGTCCTGTACGAGTCCCAGCCGGCCGCCCAGGGGGGCTCGGGGGTGTCTGCCGCCGCCTCGGCCGGGGTGCTGCCCCCCCTGGTGGACAGTCGCATCAGCTGCAAGGAGGAACTGCTCCTCGGGAGGACCAGCCCCTCCAAAGCCTACAGCATGATGACCGTCTCCGGCTAA